From the Oncorhynchus keta strain PuntledgeMale-10-30-2019 chromosome 13, Oket_V2, whole genome shotgun sequence genome, the window GATTAAGCCAGTTGCTCTGATGCAACTATCCATGCAGTAGATATATCTCCTTTAAATGTTAATATTTGGTTGCCTTGTCAACCAAACACAGTTCAgtattacttttgtaatacagtaaGTCGTacatgttcaagatagcatgcataggttgtcgcaggtctgtggagatcttcacaatggCTGTAATAACCTACACAGAATCTCgaactgcaatccaggtcatttggttccGCTGTTCGTTGAAACACAATGGAATGTAGGTTGTAATTtcattgatcaacgtctcaaccaCATATGATCCACTctgaaattattttaaaaaatgtaactaggcatgtcagttaagaacaaattcttatttacaatgtcggcCTACCCCCGCCAAACCCCAACGATGCTGGGCCGgtttatgggactcccaatcacagccagatgtgattcagcctgtaTTTGatccagggactgtagtgacacctcttgcattgacatgcagtgcctcagaccgctgcaccactcgggagcccaaaatgCAGGAATCAAACCAACAACTCTGGTGTTGTAAGGAAGCACAACGCTCCAACCAACTAAAGAAATGTTATCTTTGTTATCTTGACAACATTGTTGTCTTCATAACTTGTTCCAGGTCAGTTTGTGTCTTACCAACTCCTATGATCACTGTCATGCTGggacagcacaaacagacctgggactagACTATAGTCTTCCTAAGGAAAAATATTAGCTCTATCAAATGTCTCATATTTCTTCTCCTGCCTGTCCAGATCATTGAAGCGGACTACAACGCTACATGGGTGCATCGGTATGGAGAGCCCATCCCCAGCAGTACCCTCACAACCCTCTGGTCCCTGTCCGTAGCCATCTTCTCTATAGGCGGTATGATCTCCTCCTTCTGTGTGGGCGTCATCTCAGAGTGGCTGGGGAGGTAGGAGAGATGATACACACATGTATGCATGCGGGagcggacacacagacacacactcacccacagaATGCACATATGCACACAagtacaagcacacacacacaagcacacacacacacttgtaaatATCAGCACATGTGTTTTTTATTTTGCATAGATGTAGGTATATAGACAGATGTATTCACTTTCTCACAGACTTAGGGCTAGTATGTACACACATAGACCTACACACTGATACACCCACGTAATGCATAGTTATCAGCACCCCTGAGTGTCACAGCGGTCTAgggctctgcatctcagtgcttgaggcattattacagacaccctggttcaaatccaggctgtatcgtaactggctgtgattgggagtcctatagggcagtgcacaattggcccagtgtcatctgggtttggctggggtaggccgtcattgtaaataagaatttgttcttaactgacttgcctagttaaaccaAGCTGGTTCCGTATAGAcagtgtcagtcagttagatccaaAATGGTTCTCCATAGATAGTGGCAGTTGGTTAGGTCCAACATGGTTCCCCATAGATTATGGCAGTCAGTTATATCCAACATGGTTCCCCATAGAAAGTGGCAGTTGGTTAGATCAAACATGGTTCCCCATAGATTATGGcagtcagttagatccaacatggttccccATAGATAGTGGCAGTTGGTTAGATCAAACATGGTTCCCCATAGATAGTGGcagtcagttagatccaacatggttccccATAGATAGTGGCAGTTGGTTAGATCCAACATGGTCCCCCATAGATTATGGcagtcagttagatccaacatggttccccatagatagtgtcagtcagttagatccaacatggtaccccatagatagtgtcagtcagttagatccaacatggttccccatagatagtgtcagtcagttagatccaaTGTGGTTCCCTATGGATAGTGTTAGCAAATCAAacttgtcacatgctttgtagactaacaatgaaatgcttacttatgggcccttcccaacaatgcagtgagAAATATATAGGAAAAACAGTGGGAGTGACTGTGTCAGTcagatccaacatggttccctatgGATAGTGGGAGAAAGTGTTACTGGGCAGGGTTGTGTTTTTAGGCAGTGGCTCAACTCAGTTTCCTATTGTAACCCAAGCCGGGATATTATCTGGACACAGACCCAGAGCCCTCTGTGATTGAAAGGGGATCCGAATGGAGTAGAGTGGGAGTAAGAAAGCCGGAGCCGGTCTTTCCCCCTAGACTTAAGTTTCTCATGGTGGGCAAAattacagattgcccctttaagtctatcaaaagtgtgcaagtttgagcatgtgtccattttTTTTTATCAGCGTGAATTAGACTGAGTAATAGAAGCCagacttttattccataggctgggatccgcacgatgcagctgttgcaagaacACATTTttctggctgtccactggtttcaaacgCAAAGagtgataggcagcttaaacttcttgaattcaaccatcaACTATACATTTAGATTTgcgaacagccatccacaacaaccacaatccataaatcgcaaatagctaaatgagagagcagcagtgtgattcacatcaatgcactatgtagatatcaataataagtgatatccgtatcaccgtagacgacaccactgctgtcatcctgacctccaagcgtttatttaAGTTGGACAGTcattggatgccgacagcagtcgcaccattggactgtagcctacaaaagcctattcctgctcttttcccacgatccatcaaacacatttggtgtgtcatcatagtggtctctgacttgtggtcagactcgctcaggtggaacaaacttaaacttgtgccttttttcaattctgatttgaatgtcattgagaaaagtatcaaacatcctttctgaatctAAAAGTAATTCTTGaggtaatcatctagtttttcaaaagaaTCTGTAATccgattacaatatttttgcttgtaatgtaacggattacatttttttgtaatcccttacttGTACTCCCCAACCCTGCCTGTGACACTTTCTCCTATGACACTGTAACATGGATATATCAGCAGAGGCATTATCTCTGTTTTGTGATCTGCCATTAAGAGGCTAAATGGTGGAATTGTCGAAGACCTGTTCTTATACTGTCTTAACTGCCAGAACACACACTACTCACAAATATCAATTGTATATCTGCAAACCAACAACTAATAACATATTTACTTCTAGTATACCAATGATAACTAATATATTTCTCTTTATTCTGACAGGAGGAAAGCCATGCTCATTAACAACTTGTTTGCCTTCATCGGAGGAGGTTTGATGGGCATGGCCAAGATCAGCAGGTCCTTCGAGATGATGATTCTGGGACGATTCGTCATCGGTGCATACTGTGGTCAGCACTCATCCTGCAGATTGACTATCTCAGAAATGTGTTTTGATGTGGTTTAATGCTGTTTGAATGGCTTTTCAGTGGTGCAGTTGTAGACAGACTATATTGTTTTCTATGGTTGTAGATGaacagtactgaccagtgaaatAGTTCATCGGAACCACTATCTCTGCTCGGTTTTCTCCACACCTTGGCGTACCAGTTTCTGAATCGGAgcctcattctctttctcccaggATTGGCATCGGGGCTGGTGCCCATGTATGTGGGTGAGATAGCCCCTACAAGTCTGCGAGGGGCATTGGGCACGCTCCACCAGCTGGCTATCGTCACAGGGATTCTCATGGCACAGGTACAGCTCTCAGACCACACAATATTTTTTTCTCTACAGGCCAGAGAATGGTGTTTGTTCTCCACAACACATCTATCTGAACAagtattaaagtagtcaacttctctctccttcctcctctctctctctctctccttccttccttcccctctctctttcgctctctctctctctttcctccctctcactccctctctctctctctctctgctttcctctctccctttctcccccttcctACCTTTTCCTTAGGTCCTGGGTCTGGAGTCTTTGCTGGGCAGTGAGGAGTTGTGGCCAGTGCTGGTGGGTGTGACCGTTCTGCCCACTGTCCTGCAGATGGTGCTGCTGCCCTTTTGCCCCGAGAGCCCACGCTTCCTCTACATCATCCGTTCCCAGGAGCACCACGCCAAGAGCGGTGAGGATCCAGTCACAACCATGTACCAGGACACTCTGATGGCCTCTTTTGCTTGTCTCCTTTCtttgtctctttttctctttttggATGAACGGAGAGGACCACAAGCAGACCAGGGGCAGGGTTTGAATAACAGGGGGGCTAGGGAGTCTGGGCAACCCCAGAACAAGTCAGcctcccccaccacacacacactctgaaaccCATCTGAAGTTCTATTCTCAGCCTGATTCTCATTCCCACTCATCCCTAGGCTTGAGGAGGCTGACGGGGAGACAGGAAGTGGGGGATATGCTGgcagagatgaaggaggagaagaggaggatggacatGGAGAGGAAGGTGTCCATCGCAGAGCTCTTCCGCTCCCCCATGTACCGGCAGCCCATCATCATCGCCATCCTACTGCAACTCTCACAACAGCTGTCCGGGGTGAACGCTGTGAGTactagaggagggaggagagtggggaagagtgtgtgtgtgtgtgtgtctaaggaTCTTTGTAGCCGTGTCTAGGACTTTGTGTGATTGGGTGATTGAACACTGAGTACCATATAGTTCCCATCATCTCACAGGCACCTGTTGCCACGGTGACTGACAGCTAGGGGTTCTGGGAGAGACTGACCAGGCCTTCCTACTGTTTACATCTGTTTACCTTCAACACAGAAAGCTGACTGGCTCCACAAGCCTTCACAACATACCACTGAGTTCACATTAGTTAAACATGGGCTGCAATGCACCGTTACTTAGTTAATATCTTATCATAGCTAGATAAGGTTGACAGATTCTTCTCCAAAAATGTTATCAATATGTTATGTTATTAATACaaacatatacactgagtataccaaacattaggaccACCGGGccatggactttacaaggtgtcagaagcgttccacagggatgctggcccatgttgactcaaatgcttcccacggttgtgtcaagttggctggatgtcctttgggtggtggaccattcttgatacacatgagaaactgttgagtgtgaaaaacttGGCAGCGTTGTTGTTCTTGGCATattcaaactggtgcgcctggcacatactaccatactccgttcaacggcacttaaatatttagtctcaccctctgaatggcacacaaacacaatcaatgtctcaattgtctcaaggcttaaaactccttctttagcccgtctcctcccctttatctacactgattgaagtggattcaacaggtgacatcaaaaagggatcatagctttcaactgactacacaaaacattaggaacacctgctctttccatgacagactgaccaggtgattccagttgaaagctatgatccctttttAGTGTCACCTgttgaatccacttcaatcagtgtagataaaggagaggagacggatTAAAGAAGTAGTTTTAAGGCTTGAGACATGGACTATGTATGTGTTTACTCTTGTTTTATTTGAACTAAACAAGAATGTGCCAAGCAGTTCCCGTCAGAGGACATAGTTCTATTCTACAATATTCTACGCATGATGTTCTTGTCTGTACTATTCTATTCTGAGACATGGTAAAATGGTTCATTAATAAATGTCCCAATGTGTGTTATACACCTGGTTGAGTTTGTGTcagggtgtgtctgtctgtgttgctgTAACCTTGCTGTGTTGAGTCTCCAGATAAGCTGTGTTTTGTCAAAATAAAGCAAAACaaagggaaagtgtgtgtgtgtgtgtgttcaaactCTTCCACAGTCAATCCTCTTTGGCCATTTTCACAATTTGAATCAATGTTAGAATGGACAATTCCACCGTTACACAAACCATATTGCCTTTCGGCACATATTTGGTCAGTATTACTCAAAAAGCTGGACCACGTTCCTTGACCAACCGTCTTCTATTTCTCTCCTGTCCAGATCTTCTACTACTCCACCAGTATCTTCCAGAAGGCAGGGGTCCAGAGTCCTGTCTACGCCACTATAGGAGCCGGCGTGGTCAACTGTGCCTTCACCGTGGTCTCGGTACGCTTGCAAGGTCCTGTAACCAGGCACCTCCATTACTGTTTAACTCTTCACCTTTATCACTGAACAAAGAAGATAACGTAGTGAGTCGACCCAACCTAGACTTTCCCCTCCAAATCGGCCAGAGTTGGGTTGCCAGGTCATGATTTGTTTTTGTAATGTTATTGATTGGGTTGAGGGTTGATCTTTGATTTTAAAATGCAAACTTCTCTAGTTAAGCCATCGCTTTTGTGTTTCCATCCTGTAGAAAGCTCCTACATAAAGATTGGAGAATTCCTTAGGCAAACGCCAGTTGGAAAATTCAGACCGAATCATCTGCAAAGTTTTTCCTCAATTAGAAATGAGCGAGCATGACACGGACCTGTTGTTACTGACCTGTTTGTCACCTTGTTCTTATCCAATCAACAGCTCTTCCTGGTTGAGAGGACTGGTCGCCGGACACTACACATGCTGGGCCTGTCTGGAATGTGCGGCTGCGCCATTGTCATGACAATGGCTCTCGCCCTATTGGTCAGTTCCAAACGAATACCAACAAGCTCATTAATCCATTAACATATTATCATAATGGCAACTTTGGTGGACTGGAATAATGTATCCATAAACATAAaattactacactgaacaaaaatataaacgcaacatgtaaagtattggcccttgtgctggggacaacaaaGATTCACTCTAAAATTTGCAGTTTTGTCTCAATACAATGCCACAGGTGTCATGTTTTGAAGgaacatgcaattggcatgctgactgcaggaatggccaccagagcttttgccagggaattgaatgttcatttctctatcatCAGCctcctccaacgtcgttttagagaatttggcagtgcgttcaaccggcctcacaacctcagaccacgtgtatggtgttgtgtgagcgagcgatttgctgatgtcaatgttgtgaacagagtgcccaatggtggcgatggggttatggtatgggcagacataagctacggacaacaaacacaattgcattttatcgatggcaatttgaatgcggCGAGATGCTGAGGCCCATTGtaatgccattcatctgccgccatcacctcatgtttcagcatgataatgcacggccccatgtcgcaaggatctgtacacaattcatggaagctgaaaatggccctgttcttccatggcctgcatactcatcagACGTCAACCATTGggcatgtttggaatgctctggatcgacgtgtacgacagcgtgttccaattCACGACAATATCCAGGAACTTCACACAgcaagaggagtgggacaacaatcCACAGGCCCCAATCAACAGCGGATCAACTCTATGCAACGGAGATGTCGCACTGCATGTGATAAACGGtggtcataccagatactgactggttttctgatccatgcgcCAACCTTTTTttcccttatatgaactgtaactcagtaaaatctttgaatttGTTGCATTGATATTTTTGTCCAGTATAGAAGGGGGCCCCTATTCAAGTCAATGAGGCCATAATGGGTGGTATGACTATTTCTATGCATGTACCACAGGcagctggtggcaccttaattggggaggacgggcttatagtaatggctggaatgtaatgaatggaatggtattgacacatcaaacacatgatttccttgtgtttgataccattccagtcATTTGTGATCAGTCCTCCGCTCACCAGCCATGTACCTCTGGCTAAACCATCTCCTTTCGCTTGGCAGGACAGTGTTCCCTGGATGAGCTACATCAGCATGCTGGCCATCTTTGGCTTCGTGGCCTTCTTCGAGGTGGGCCCCGGGCCCATCCCCTGGTTCTTTGTGGCTGAGCTCTTCTCCCAAGGCCCCAGGCCCGCTGCTATGGCCGTGGCCGGATTCGCCAATTGGACAGCCAACTTCATTATCGGCTTTGGCTTCCAATATGTTGCTGTAAGTAGTGGTCACTATGGTGTTTTGGGGGAATTTTGGGATTGTAATATAATGGATATTGATCAGTGAAGTCGATTGGATGGTGTCTGAGTTGAAATGT encodes:
- the LOC118391919 gene encoding solute carrier family 2, facilitated glucose transporter member 4-like, encoding MRSGFQQLGGETVTGTLALSVFTAVLGSFQFGYNIGVINAPQKIIEADYNATWVHRYGEPIPSSTLTTLWSLSVAIFSIGGMISSFCVGVISEWLGRRKAMLINNLFAFIGGGLMGMAKISRSFEMMILGRFVIGAYCGLASGLVPMYVGEIAPTSLRGALGTLHQLAIVTGILMAQVLGLESLLGSEELWPVLVGVTVLPTVLQMVLLPFCPESPRFLYIIRSQEHHAKSGLRRLTGRQEVGDMLAEMKEEKRRMDMERKVSIAELFRSPMYRQPIIIAILLQLSQQLSGVNAIFYYSTSIFQKAGVQSPVYATIGAGVVNCAFTVVSLFLVERTGRRTLHMLGLSGMCGCAIVMTMALALLDSVPWMSYISMLAIFGFVAFFEVGPGPIPWFFVAELFSQGPRPAAMAVAGFANWTANFIIGFGFQYVAELCGPYVFLIFAALLLFFLIFTFFRVPETRGKTFDQISYTFSKHSPAMIDMDMDMELGKRSTELDYLGEEGSLN